The genomic interval TTTTGACCTTGTCGTCCTTAGGGAAGGACCCGACCTTTACCTCGCACGCCTCATCACCGCTGCAGTCGCCATGTTGCTCATGCTCTACGGGCTCATCTGGGAGGCCGCATAATGATGGTCCTGGAATCTTTCCTGCTCGGCGTGGTCGCAACCGCTTCATTCACCGCGGCTATGTTCTTCCTCAAGTTCTGGAAACAAACGCACGATCAACTCTTCCTCGCCTTCGCCATCGCTTTCGCCATCGAAGGCTTCAACCGCTGCGCCATCCTTATGCTCGACAAACCCAACGAAGGCAGTCCCCTCATCTATGTCGTGCGCCTTTTCGCCTTCCTCCTCATCCTCGGCGCCATCCTCAAGAAAAACTACGGCCACCGCTAGCTTCCGTCGTGGATCTGGGTGGCGTAGACAGTGGATATGTGGCACAGATATTCCTGTTCGTGCCAACGAGCGGCACCTCGCCACCCTACCACTGCTGTTCACGAAAAATAACCCGGGACCTAGTCCCGGGTTATGCATCACCCCTCAGCCACCGATTGAGGCAAAGAGGCCCAACCGGATTAAAAATCAAGCTGCCGATTTCGCCGCGGTCGAGCGAAGCGACCTGAAGCCTGTACGGACCTCCTCTGAAAATAGCTTCGGCTGCTCCCAGGCTGCGAAGTGGCCGCCCTTCTCAAGCTTGTTGAAGTGGATCAGTTTGGGATATGCCCGTTCGGCCCAGCTCCGTGGAGCGGGATAGAGTTCGTCAGGAAAAACGCTCACGGCTACGGGGACAGAGACTCCTTTCACGTTGAAGTACCCTTGGCCCCAGTACTCCCAGTAAAGACGGGCGCCGGACAGCGCGGTATTCGTTAACCACGTGATGGTGATGTTATCGAGGATATCGTCTCGCGTAAGACCCTCCGAAATCCCATCGAACACTCGTGTGATCAGCGCATAGCTGCGCGCATCGTGATCAAGGAAATACGCAGCCAACCCGATCGGTGAGTCTGCAATTCCATAAAGCGTCTGCGGTCGCAATCCCATCTGGTAGCCGTAGGCGATTCCCTTTTGATATACGAACTGCAAACGCTCGTAAGCGATCTTCTCGTCGGCTGACAAACCCGATGGCGCCGGAGTTCCGGAGAATGCCGCTTGATCAATCTCAGTCGGAAAGATGCCAGGCATGTTGGTATGAATGCCAAGCAACTCCGGAGGCGCCTGCTTGCCCATCAAGTCGACGATTACCGCGCCCCAGTCACCGCCCTGTGCCACGAATTGCATATACCCTAGCCGCTTCATCAGCAGCACCCAGGCACGAGCGATGCGGTCGGGACCCCAACCGGGCGCCGCAGGCTTACCCGAGTATCCATAGCCAGGCATCGACGGGATCACCACATGGAAGGCATCCGACGCTTTTCCGCCATGCGCAGTGGGATCGGTCAGTGGCTCAATGATCTTCAATTGCTCCACCACGGAGCCAGGCCATCCGTGCGTCACGATAAGCGGCAGCGCATTCTCGTGCTTCGAGCGCTGGTGGATGAAATGGATGTCTAG from Terriglobales bacterium carries:
- a CDS encoding DUF5985 family protein, with protein sequence MMVLESFLLGVVATASFTAAMFFLKFWKQTHDQLFLAFAIAFAIEGFNRCAILMLDKPNEGSPLIYVVRLFAFLLILGAILKKNYGHR
- a CDS encoding epoxide hydrolase; amino-acid sequence: MSQTSAKTQSSKSADNAAIRPFRMNVPETDLTELRRRVQATRWPDKETVRDETQGVQLATMQKLARYWATEYDWRKCEARLNEYPQFITEIDGLDIHFIHQRSKHENALPLIVTHGWPGSVVEQLKIIEPLTDPTAHGGKASDAFHVVIPSMPGYGYSGKPAAPGWGPDRIARAWVLLMKRLGYMQFVAQGGDWGAVIVDLMGKQAPPELLGIHTNMPGIFPTEIDQAAFSGTPAPSGLSADEKIAYERLQFVYQKGIAYGYQMGLRPQTLYGIADSPIGLAAYFLDHDARSYALITRVFDGISEGLTRDDILDNITITWLTNTALSGARLYWEYWGQGYFNVKGVSVPVAVSVFPDELYPAPRSWAERAYPKLIHFNKLEKGGHFAAWEQPKLFSEEVRTGFRSLRSTAAKSAA